In a genomic window of Ptiloglossa arizonensis isolate GNS036 chromosome 12, iyPtiAriz1_principal, whole genome shotgun sequence:
- the LOC143153090 gene encoding uncharacterized protein LOC143153090 isoform X4 yields MAEMVTYAYRSHRKDRGTIKGNREHCASSAREEKSSGELTTSSSFYVDALEKEEENNIVERTELDPVTEGANGTERPNNDAAPEGVDHTEQPKNDAAPEGVDHTEQPNNDAAPEGVDHTEQPNNDAVPERVNDTEQPKNDAAPEGVDHTEQPNNDAVPERVNDTEQPKNDAAPEGVDHTEQPNNDAAPEGVDHTEQPKNDAAPEGVDHTEQPNNDAAPEGVDHTEQPNNDAAPEGVDHTEQPKSDAAPEDDGGIEQPRNDDTVPKDEVAIEQTDETTFTSEEEEQLMHHWPIGIPWKGSGEEKKIEEKEELKKLPIPGNMEEMEELAKKFTRDATLYRSYYKHWRETADLATKVIGGRLVLATFVVQGNGQRVKKNETNKQTFREPSVETTPPAAAPEEVTISKEAVPEQASVKSDSEEMVSASSSKASTIIEVASVPAESKPEETSKVTEEPVNKVNESKAETEGALDVRMEESTESNNEWEEVSDLARDSARADEPIPYFFYLKTEPDLEIAIEQDDEDVILADTDREKIMSNYEQRWFNLVEKPGKGDVPTTLKKQ; encoded by the exons AAAAATCCAGCGGAGAGCTAACGACCAGTTCGAGTTTCTACGTGGACGCGTTGGAGAAAGAGGAGGAGAACAATATCGTTGAACGAACCGAGCTCGATCCTGTTACCGAAGGTGCAAACGGTACTGAGCGACCTAACAACGATGCTGCTCCCGAAGGTGTGGACCATACGGAGCAACCTAAGAACGATGCTGCTCCCGAAGGTGTGGATCATACGGAGCAACCTAACAACGATGCTGCTCCCGAAGGTGTGGATCATACGGAGCAACCTAACAACGATGCTGTTCCCGAACGTGTGAACGATACGGAGCAACCTAAGAACGACGCTGCTCCCGAAGGTGTGGACCATACGGAGCAACCTAACAACGATGCTGTTCCCGAACGTGTGAACGATACGGAGCAACCTAAGAACGATGCTGCTCCCGAAGGTGTGGACCATACGGAGCAACCTAACAACGATGCTGCTCCCGAAGGTGTGGATCATACGGAGCAACCTAAGAACGATGCTGCTCCCGAAGGTGTGGACCATACGGAGCAACCTAACAACGATGCTGCTCCCGAAGGTGTGGACCATACGGAGCAACCTAACAACGATGCTGCTCCCGAAGGTGTGGATCATACGGAGCAACCTAAGAGCGATGCTGCTCCCGAAGATGACGGTGGTATAGAACAACCTAGAAACGACGACACGGTTCCCAAAGACGAGGTCGCCATCGAACAAACAGATGAGACCACATTTACATCGG aagaagaagaacagttGATGCACCACTGGCCGATTGGAATACCGTGGAAGGGTTCCGGCGAAGAAAAGAAGATCGAGGAGAAGGAGGAATTGAAA AAGTTACCTATACCAGGGAACATGGAGGAGATGGAAGAGCTCGCGAAGAAATTTACACGCGACGCGACCCTTTACAGATCTTATTACAAACACTGGAGGGAGACGGCGGATCTG GCGACAAAGGTAATTGGAGGAAGACTCGTATTGGCCACGTTCGTTGTGCAAGGAAACGGCCAGCGGGTGAAGAAAAACGAGACGAATAAACAAACGTTTCGGGAACCATCGGTTGAAACAACACCTCCAGCCGCTGCACCGGAAGAGGTGACGATTTCCAAGGAAGCTGTACCTGAACAGGCATCCGTAAAATCGGACAGCGAGGAAATGGTCTCTGCGTCTTCGTCGAAGGCATCCACGATCATCGAAGTTGCATCTGTTCCTGCGGAATCCAAACCGGAGGAAACatcgaaagtaacggaggaaccgGTGAATAAAGTGAATGAATCCAAGGCTGAAACAGAGGGAGCTTTGGATGTAAGGATGGAGGAGTCAACG GAATCGAACAACGAATGGGAGGAGGTTAGCGATTTGGCGAGAGACTCTGCACGCGCGGACGAACCCATACCGTATTTCTTCTATCTGAAGACGGAACCGGACCTCGAGATAGCCATCGAACAAGACGACGAGGACGTTATATTAGCGGACACCGATCGCGAAAAAATCATGAGCAATTACGAACAACGCTGGTTCAATCTTGTCGAGAAGCCTGGGAAAGGAGATGTTCCAACGACCCTGAAGAAACAGTAG